A stretch of the Geovibrio thiophilus genome encodes the following:
- a CDS encoding aspartate aminotransferase family protein, whose translation MSLFDKYSAMFPLSEREYGKALELFPGGVCHDIRRFEPFPFVTDSAEGAYLQTIDGVTLLDLWCGHYGNILGHASTETAAALREAAENGTHTGTLNEQQIKLASLIKSAVSEMELMRFCTSGTEATMYAVRTAKAYTGRELIVKIEGGWHGANSELSYDIKPPFNRLTGTGGTISLPFNNMEATADVLEKVGDNAAAIIIEPVIGAGGGIPAKKEYLQMLREFCDRTGTVLIFDEVITGFRFRFGSVSPLLGVTPDMFTMGKIIGGGLAIGAYGGRREIMRTITDKKIVVGGGTFSASPVTMNAGFNTLSTLKKADYSLLNSAGDNIRERIKTTVCKYTDKACVTGFGSFFFLHFLNEVPQEVTCRPSRLLPAMDSNTERLFKIAMILNGVFTMHSGGALSFAHLKTEKLSDTVIKAYENSLEAVFDERRQTLP comes from the coding sequence ATGAGCCTCTTTGATAAATATTCCGCAATGTTCCCCTTATCCGAAAGGGAGTACGGAAAAGCCCTTGAGCTTTTCCCCGGGGGCGTGTGCCACGACATAAGAAGGTTTGAGCCCTTCCCATTCGTAACAGACAGCGCCGAAGGGGCGTATCTCCAAACCATAGACGGAGTGACTCTCCTTGATCTCTGGTGCGGTCACTACGGCAATATTCTGGGGCACGCAAGCACCGAAACAGCCGCGGCTCTCCGTGAGGCGGCTGAAAACGGAACCCACACTGGAACCCTCAACGAACAGCAGATAAAGCTGGCTTCTCTCATAAAAAGCGCTGTTTCTGAGATGGAGCTCATGCGCTTCTGCACATCCGGCACGGAAGCAACTATGTACGCCGTCCGCACTGCTAAGGCGTACACCGGCAGGGAGCTTATAGTCAAAATAGAAGGCGGCTGGCACGGCGCGAACAGCGAACTCTCCTATGACATAAAACCACCCTTCAACAGACTCACCGGAACGGGCGGCACAATATCTCTCCCCTTTAACAATATGGAAGCCACTGCCGATGTCCTTGAAAAGGTCGGCGATAACGCGGCGGCAATAATTATTGAACCGGTAATCGGCGCAGGCGGCGGCATTCCCGCCAAGAAGGAGTATCTTCAGATGCTCCGAGAATTCTGCGACCGCACCGGCACGGTGCTCATATTCGACGAAGTGATCACAGGGTTCCGTTTCCGCTTCGGCAGCGTATCCCCGCTGCTCGGGGTAACGCCCGACATGTTTACCATGGGCAAAATCATAGGCGGCGGGCTTGCCATAGGAGCCTACGGCGGCAGAAGGGAGATAATGCGCACCATCACTGACAAAAAAATTGTTGTGGGCGGCGGAACATTCTCTGCTTCTCCCGTGACAATGAACGCCGGGTTCAACACTCTCTCGACATTAAAAAAGGCTGACTACTCCCTGCTGAACTCCGCAGGAGATAATATAAGGGAAAGGATAAAGACGACTGTCTGCAAATACACCGACAAGGCATGCGTAACAGGCTTCGGCTCGTTCTTCTTCCTCCACTTTCTGAACGAGGTTCCGCAGGAAGTGACATGCAGACCCTCAAGACTGCTGCCCGCCATGGACAGCAATACTGAGAGGCTGTTCAAAATCGCAATGATACTCAACGGTGTATTCACCATGCACTCCGGCGGAGCCTTGAGCTTTGCCCACCTGAAAACCGAAAAGCTGTCCGATACTGTAATAAAAGCCTACGAAAATTCTCTGGAGGCTGTGTTCGATGAAAGAAGGCAAACTCTTCCGTAA
- the leuD gene encoding 3-isopropylmalate dehydratase small subunit: protein MKLEAIRQVKGTAVPVPGDDIDTDRIIPARYLKCVTFDGLGLALFFDERFGEGGKPLGHPVDAPEYKGSRFIISGNNFGCGSSREHAPQAIIRAGYDVVIAGSYAEIFFGNSTTLGIVCVTLPDAERAELTALVKKDPKTEFVLDVEVRTLTAGGKTYNVGIKDGARKAFLDCTYDSLAQLLTGREQTAKLEAALPYRF, encoded by the coding sequence ATGAAGCTTGAAGCGATAAGACAGGTAAAGGGTACGGCTGTTCCCGTTCCCGGAGATGATATAGACACAGACAGAATTATTCCCGCCAGATACCTCAAGTGCGTCACTTTTGACGGTCTTGGGCTTGCGCTTTTTTTTGACGAGCGCTTCGGTGAGGGGGGCAAACCCCTCGGACATCCGGTGGACGCTCCGGAATATAAGGGCTCAAGATTCATCATCAGCGGAAACAACTTCGGCTGCGGCTCCTCCCGTGAGCATGCTCCGCAGGCGATCATCCGTGCGGGTTATGACGTTGTCATAGCCGGAAGCTACGCCGAGATATTCTTCGGCAACTCAACCACGCTTGGTATTGTCTGTGTCACTCTTCCCGATGCGGAAAGAGCTGAACTCACTGCTCTGGTCAAAAAGGATCCCAAAACCGAGTTTGTGCTTGATGTTGAGGTGAGAACACTCACAGCGGGCGGCAAAACATATAATGTGGGAATCAAGGACGGAGCGAGAAAGGCTTTTCTCGACTGCACGTATGATTCACTGGCGCAGCTTCTTACCGGAAGGGAGCAGACGGCGAAGCTTGAGGCGGCATTGCCTTACAGGTTCTAA
- a CDS encoding acetate uptake transporter has product MALIALRSYVRERAISALTQRETAIRDTTANPAPLGLMGFGLTTILLNLHNIGLFGLGSMIISMGLFYGGAAQIIAGMMEWKKKNTFGTVAFISYGFFWITLVGMLTFPKFGFTEAPDATALSSFLFFWGFFTLILFIGTFRISRALTVVFFLLTLLFFMLGAADMLENPALKTAAGFVGILCGLAAVYTGAAQMLGEIYGKEILPLGEFK; this is encoded by the coding sequence ATGGCGCTTATCGCCCTGCGCTCCTACGTGCGGGAACGTGCCATATCGGCACTCACACAGCGGGAAACCGCAATCAGAGACACCACAGCCAATCCCGCCCCTCTCGGTCTCATGGGCTTCGGGCTGACAACCATTCTTCTTAATCTCCACAATATCGGTCTTTTCGGGCTCGGCAGCATGATAATATCCATGGGGCTCTTCTACGGCGGAGCTGCGCAGATAATAGCCGGAATGATGGAGTGGAAAAAGAAAAATACCTTCGGAACCGTGGCTTTCATATCCTACGGCTTCTTCTGGATAACTCTGGTGGGCATGCTCACCTTCCCCAAATTCGGTTTTACCGAGGCTCCGGACGCAACCGCCCTTTCGTCATTCCTGTTTTTCTGGGGGTTCTTCACGCTGATACTCTTTATCGGAACATTCCGGATAAGCCGTGCGCTGACTGTGGTTTTCTTCCTGCTGACTCTGCTTTTTTTCATGCTCGGCGCGGCGGATATGCTTGAGAATCCGGCACTGAAAACAGCTGCGGGTTTTGTGGGAATACTCTGCGGGCTTGCCGCCGTTTACACAGGCGCGGCGCAGATGCTGGGCGAGATATACGGAAAAGAGATTCTGCCTCTGGGCGAATTTAAATAA
- a CDS encoding acetate uptake transporter, with translation MAKQELTQQISPVETVSKKVSEAAAFAETVIKDTTANPAPLGLMGFGLTTILLNLHNIGLFGLGSMILSMGIFYGGIAQIIAGIMEWKKKNTFGTVAFISYGFFWITLVGLIVFPKFGFAEAPDATAMASFLFFWGFFTLILFLGTFKMNYTMIAIFGSLTVLFFLLAVGDMTGNHTIKIIAGYEGVLCGALAVYAGAAQILNEIYGREVLPLGTIE, from the coding sequence ATGGCAAAACAGGAATTGACCCAGCAGATCTCACCCGTTGAGACGGTGAGCAAGAAAGTCAGCGAGGCTGCTGCCTTCGCCGAAACAGTAATCAAGGACACAACCGCAAACCCCGCCCCTCTCGGGCTTATGGGCTTCGGGCTTACCACCATCCTTCTCAATCTTCACAACATAGGGCTGTTCGGTCTCGGCAGCATGATCCTCTCCATGGGCATTTTTTACGGCGGCATAGCTCAGATCATAGCGGGCATTATGGAATGGAAAAAGAAAAATACCTTCGGAACAGTGGCTTTCATATCCTACGGCTTCTTCTGGATAACTCTGGTCGGGCTCATAGTGTTCCCGAAATTCGGATTCGCCGAAGCGCCGGACGCAACTGCCATGGCATCCTTCCTGTTTTTCTGGGGATTCTTCACGCTTATCCTTTTCCTCGGCACATTTAAAATGAATTACACCATGATAGCCATATTCGGTTCGCTTACAGTCCTCTTCTTCCTCCTTGCAGTGGGCGACATGACAGGCAATCACACCATAAAAATAATCGCCGGATACGAAGGCGTTCTCTGCGGCGCGCTGGCTGTTTACGCCGGAGCGGCTCAGATACTCAACGAAATATACGGACGCGAAGTTCTTCCCTTAGGGACAATAGAGTAG
- the ppdK gene encoding pyruvate, phosphate dikinase: protein MSKKWVYFFGNGKAEGKGTDKELLGGKGAGLAEMTNISIPVPPGFTITTEACVEYYSNNQQYPEGLTTQMIEAMGKLETAVGKNFGDIACPLLVSVRSGARVSMPGMMDTVLNLGLNDETVKGLASSSGNERFAYDSYRRFIQMFGDVVLGVGHGKFERLLTDMKRAKNVDEDTKLDAADLKKLVDQYKDVVSTETGRNFPQEPKEQLKLAVNAVFESWNNQRAKTYRKINKIPHEWGTGVNVQAMVFGNMGDDCGTGVAFTRNPSTGDKEFFGEFLINAQGEDVVAGIRTPNPIIELKTVMPEAFAQLEKVYQTLEKHYKDVQDIEFTIEKNKLYMLQTRSGKRTAKAAVKIAYDMFREGLIDKRTAVLRVAPQQVDQLLHPMIDPKSSYDAVAKGLPASPGAAVGKAVFTAEEAESWAQRGEAVILVRKETSPEDIGGMHAAQGILTATGGMTSHAAVVARGMGKCCVAGCGSINIDEKGRKFTVGGHLIKEGDFITINGTTGEVILGQVELIEPSLSGEFAEILTWADEFRTLGVRANADTPHDAQVARDFGAEGIGLCRTEHMFFDGDRIDAVREMILAYDVDGRKKALEKVKPYQREDFEGLFKVMEGLPVTIRLLDPPLHEFIPHTDEDVEKVSKASGIAFDRLKRKAQELHEFNPMLGHRGCRLAVTFPEIYEMQAYAIFEAACKLKKEGVNVIPEVMIPLVGHYKELEELKELVDNVAAEVMEKTGVKVDYLVGTMIELPRAALTADEIAAHAQFFSFGTNDLTQTALGISRDDAGKFLPQYVEKGIFKEDPFVSIDQSGVGQLVEMGVAKGRSVRKELKTGICGEHGGDPDSIAFCQKAGLNYVSCSPYRVPVARLAAAHAALKG from the coding sequence ATGTCTAAAAAATGGGTGTATTTCTTCGGCAACGGAAAAGCCGAAGGCAAAGGTACCGACAAGGAGCTTCTCGGCGGAAAAGGTGCCGGACTTGCCGAGATGACGAATATCTCCATACCTGTTCCTCCCGGCTTCACAATCACCACGGAAGCCTGCGTTGAATACTACTCGAATAATCAGCAGTATCCGGAAGGACTTACAACTCAGATGATTGAGGCCATGGGCAAGCTTGAGACCGCAGTGGGCAAAAACTTCGGCGATATTGCCTGCCCTCTGCTTGTTTCCGTCCGTTCCGGCGCAAGGGTCTCCATGCCCGGCATGATGGATACGGTTCTTAATCTCGGTCTTAATGATGAAACAGTGAAAGGGCTTGCTTCCTCCTCCGGAAACGAACGCTTCGCATATGATTCCTACAGAAGATTCATCCAGATGTTCGGCGATGTTGTGCTCGGTGTCGGTCACGGTAAGTTTGAGAGACTGCTTACCGACATGAAGCGTGCCAAAAATGTCGATGAGGACACCAAGCTTGACGCTGCCGACCTGAAGAAGCTTGTTGATCAGTATAAGGATGTTGTTTCAACCGAGACGGGACGTAACTTTCCGCAGGAGCCGAAGGAGCAGCTTAAGCTCGCGGTGAATGCCGTGTTTGAGTCATGGAACAACCAGAGAGCGAAAACCTACAGAAAAATCAATAAAATACCTCATGAGTGGGGAACGGGCGTAAACGTTCAGGCAATGGTGTTCGGCAACATGGGTGACGACTGCGGAACGGGTGTCGCCTTCACCAGAAACCCCTCCACCGGCGATAAGGAGTTCTTCGGCGAATTTCTTATCAACGCTCAGGGTGAGGACGTCGTCGCGGGCATCAGAACCCCCAACCCGATCATAGAGCTGAAAACCGTAATGCCCGAGGCGTTCGCTCAGCTTGAAAAGGTTTATCAGACTCTTGAGAAACATTACAAGGATGTTCAGGATATAGAGTTCACCATAGAGAAAAATAAGCTGTATATGCTCCAGACACGCTCCGGAAAGCGTACTGCGAAAGCCGCGGTTAAGATAGCCTATGACATGTTCAGGGAAGGGCTTATAGATAAAAGAACCGCTGTTCTCCGTGTCGCTCCTCAGCAGGTTGACCAGCTTCTGCACCCGATGATAGATCCCAAGTCCTCATATGACGCAGTGGCGAAAGGGCTTCCCGCCTCTCCCGGCGCTGCCGTGGGCAAGGCTGTCTTCACTGCGGAAGAGGCTGAAAGCTGGGCGCAGAGAGGCGAAGCGGTTATCCTTGTGAGAAAGGAAACCTCTCCCGAGGACATAGGCGGAATGCACGCCGCTCAGGGTATCCTCACCGCCACAGGCGGAATGACAAGCCATGCGGCTGTTGTCGCCAGAGGCATGGGCAAATGCTGCGTCGCCGGCTGCGGTTCCATAAATATAGATGAAAAAGGCAGAAAGTTTACCGTAGGCGGTCACCTGATAAAAGAGGGTGACTTCATCACCATCAACGGAACCACCGGTGAGGTTATTCTCGGTCAGGTTGAGCTTATAGAGCCCTCCCTTTCAGGTGAGTTCGCGGAGATACTCACATGGGCGGACGAGTTCCGCACCCTTGGTGTGAGAGCCAATGCGGATACTCCTCATGACGCTCAGGTCGCCCGTGATTTCGGCGCCGAGGGCATAGGTCTCTGCCGCACTGAGCACATGTTCTTCGACGGCGACAGAATAGACGCCGTGCGTGAAATGATTCTCGCTTACGATGTTGACGGACGCAAAAAAGCCCTTGAAAAGGTCAAGCCCTACCAGAGGGAAGACTTCGAGGGACTCTTCAAGGTTATGGAAGGACTTCCTGTCACAATCAGGCTTCTTGATCCGCCGCTTCACGAGTTCATTCCTCACACTGACGAGGATGTGGAAAAGGTCTCAAAGGCTTCGGGCATCGCATTCGACAGGCTGAAAAGAAAGGCTCAGGAGCTTCATGAGTTCAACCCTATGCTCGGTCACAGGGGCTGCCGCCTTGCGGTTACTTTCCCCGAGATATACGAAATGCAGGCATACGCAATTTTTGAAGCGGCATGCAAGCTGAAAAAAGAGGGAGTGAACGTAATCCCCGAAGTAATGATACCCCTTGTGGGACACTATAAAGAGCTTGAAGAACTGAAAGAGCTTGTGGACAACGTAGCCGCTGAGGTTATGGAAAAAACAGGCGTTAAGGTTGACTACCTTGTGGGAACAATGATTGAGCTTCCCAGAGCCGCCCTCACAGCGGACGAGATAGCCGCCCATGCCCAGTTCTTCTCTTTCGGAACGAACGACCTCACGCAGACCGCTCTCGGCATAAGCCGTGATGACGCGGGCAAGTTCCTGCCTCAGTACGTGGAAAAGGGAATCTTCAAGGAAGATCCCTTTGTCTCCATAGACCAGTCCGGCGTGGGACAGCTTGTGGAGATGGGAGTTGCCAAAGGGCGCTCTGTAAGAAAAGAACTCAAGACAGGAATATGCGGTGAACACGGCGGTGATCCTGACTCAATAGCCTTCTGCCAGAAGGCGGGGCTTAACTATGTAAGCTGCTCTCCATACAGGGTTCCTGTGGCGAGACTCGCTGCCGCGCACGCGGCTCTTAAGGGCTAA
- a CDS encoding sensor histidine kinase, with protein sequence MTPDAGLIRLLENSLGISIVSCTIVFSGKTHSLLSGKEQEAHLLEVAGESFSCTIGYRGSADEEKARLILADAVSLYCAAMKGGFPAECAKRADLLGSIVSGGSIDNILNELVLLIVATPAFDSAGVFLLNEILLELRGLVYAGEAENKAGKGISFRSRKIRFTKKSPLSDIMYFGRSGTVDLDKVEDWKGMQDCLKGEAYACPLINMDGSAAGMVIATGGGYSDEAAAILQFYSNLCSIALSNANMRGELIRLKTYEEDFEKVDYVSKDLVKMGMLAATVAHELKNPLVAIGGFAKRLAAFGSDPRMDNYIAMIQSEVTRLENLVTEILDYSKSIDLKIERLRLDTVVNETLRLLSESISIGMIHVSKSVDPEISVHADKNRFIQVLINVIINAIQIMPSGGDLKISAEESSETIILYIKDTGGGVPECEMEKIFEPFHSSKQDGTGLGLSLSKKIMTAHGGQITVTNDETGAVFALILPKPGGFND encoded by the coding sequence ATGACTCCGGACGCAGGTTTAATCCGTCTGCTTGAAAACTCTCTGGGTATCAGTATAGTCTCGTGCACCATAGTCTTTTCGGGAAAAACACACAGCCTCCTCAGCGGTAAAGAGCAGGAAGCTCATCTTCTTGAAGTTGCAGGAGAAAGTTTCTCCTGTACCATCGGCTACAGGGGTTCGGCAGATGAGGAAAAAGCGCGCCTTATACTTGCTGACGCGGTGAGCCTCTACTGCGCTGCCATGAAGGGCGGCTTTCCCGCAGAATGCGCCAAGCGGGCTGATCTTCTCGGCAGCATCGTGAGCGGCGGGAGCATAGATAATATTCTTAATGAACTGGTGCTGCTGATAGTTGCCACGCCTGCATTCGATTCGGCGGGTGTGTTCCTCCTCAATGAAATCCTTCTGGAACTTCGTGGGCTTGTATACGCCGGAGAAGCTGAAAACAAGGCAGGAAAGGGGATAAGCTTCCGCAGCAGGAAAATAAGGTTCACCAAGAAAAGCCCGCTGTCTGATATAATGTACTTCGGCAGGAGCGGCACCGTTGATCTGGATAAGGTGGAAGACTGGAAAGGCATGCAGGACTGCCTGAAGGGTGAGGCTTATGCCTGCCCGCTGATAAACATGGACGGAAGCGCCGCAGGCATGGTTATCGCCACCGGCGGCGGCTATTCCGATGAAGCGGCTGCTATTTTGCAGTTTTACTCAAACCTCTGCTCCATAGCTCTCAGCAACGCCAATATGCGCGGTGAGCTTATCCGTCTTAAAACCTATGAGGAAGATTTTGAAAAGGTCGACTATGTGTCCAAGGATCTGGTGAAGATGGGCATGCTGGCGGCTACTGTCGCCCATGAGCTTAAAAATCCTCTGGTGGCAATCGGCGGTTTCGCGAAAAGACTCGCCGCATTCGGCTCCGATCCGAGAATGGATAACTACATAGCGATGATTCAGTCCGAGGTTACAAGACTTGAAAACCTTGTGACGGAAATACTTGATTACTCAAAAAGCATTGACCTCAAAATAGAGAGACTCCGGCTTGACACTGTAGTGAACGAGACCCTGAGGCTTCTTTCCGAAAGCATAAGCATAGGTATGATACACGTAAGCAAGTCTGTTGACCCTGAAATATCTGTTCACGCTGATAAAAACAGGTTTATTCAAGTGTTGATAAATGTTATCATAAATGCTATTCAGATAATGCCGAGCGGCGGCGATTTAAAAATAAGTGCTGAAGAAAGTTCGGAAACGATTATACTCTATATTAAGGATACGGGGGGCGGTGTTCCTGAGTGCGAGATGGAAAAGATTTTTGAGCCTTTTCACTCAAGCAAGCAGGACGGCACCGGACTGGGGCTCTCTCTCTCCAAAAAAATTATGACAGCTCACGGCGGACAGATAACCGTTACCAATGACGAAACGGGCGCGGTTTTTGCCCTTATTCTGCCGAAGCCCGGAGGATTTAATGACTAA
- a CDS encoding response regulator, giving the protein MTKKILLVDDDKGIIQYYSELLEGSGYEVQVAMDGEQALAALGAGLPDLVLLDVNMPGKSGLDILKEVKEANEKLPVFLLTAYEQYKRNFSSLYADEYLTKAKKPEVILKKISDYI; this is encoded by the coding sequence ATGACTAAAAAAATACTGCTTGTGGATGATGACAAGGGTATTATTCAATACTACAGCGAGCTGCTTGAAGGCAGCGGGTATGAAGTGCAGGTAGCAATGGATGGCGAGCAGGCTCTTGCCGCGCTGGGTGCCGGTCTGCCAGATCTTGTTCTGCTTGATGTGAATATGCCCGGCAAAAGCGGGCTGGATATTCTGAAGGAGGTCAAGGAGGCAAATGAAAAGCTGCCTGTCTTCCTTCTCACTGCCTATGAGCAGTATAAGAGAAATTTTTCCTCTCTTTACGCGGATGAATACCTCACCAAGGCGAAAAAGCCCGAAGTAATCCTTAAGAAAATAAGCGACTACATATAA
- the glyS gene encoding glycine--tRNA ligase subunit beta — MSYYFLEIGSEEIPAGFIGKSCDFLRGEFEKQLKENNIAFGSVTADGTPRRMYVYVTGIAEKQADSEEFIMGPPASIAYDADGNLTKAGQGFAASKGIKPEDLKRTKTDKGEYISGVKKSVGVETAEVLKDLVPRIIKSIPFQKSMRWGSTDFRFARPVHWFISLFGGEVLPFEIDGIQADRFTYGHRIMCPSRFEIKDYDSYVKTLADARVTVNTESRKEQIMIQIKALEEKHGFRVDVDPDLLDTVSNLVEAPVAVLGSFSEDFLKLPPEVLITSMKNHQKYFYVNDKNGKLLNYFIGISNTEPENTELIRKGYARVLRARLTDAKFFYENDINVPLSQRTEELRKVVYQEKLGTSYAKMERFRTVAAYLAETLDNTAKANTDRAAYLCKADLLSEMVYEFPELQGIMGREYAALQKEEESVVKAIFEHYLPRFAGDRLPETAAGSFVSMADKLDTVCGCFAVGLIPSGSNDPYALRRSTIGILQIIRTKGYRLDLGSLIEKSLSVLAGAVKFDAEKTAAAVKEFILQRLKQLLVTEGVDGECFDAASGLSSDVITLEKAARALAKYRNSAEFGVISQGYKRINNILKKQEWNTDAVNPALFEKVEEKALADLLAEKKQATAELINKEDFETALSGLLAFSKPVDAFFEAVMVMAEDEKVKNNRLSLLTGLRNIFGLAGDLSKLA, encoded by the coding sequence ATGTCTTACTATTTTCTCGAAATAGGCAGTGAGGAAATCCCCGCAGGGTTTATAGGAAAGTCCTGTGATTTTCTTAGAGGCGAGTTTGAAAAACAGCTTAAAGAGAATAATATAGCCTTCGGCAGCGTTACGGCTGACGGAACGCCCCGCAGGATGTATGTTTATGTGACCGGCATAGCTGAAAAGCAGGCGGACTCCGAGGAGTTCATTATGGGTCCTCCCGCTTCCATAGCTTACGATGCTGACGGAAATCTCACCAAAGCCGGACAGGGGTTCGCCGCCTCCAAGGGAATCAAGCCCGAAGACCTGAAACGCACCAAGACAGACAAAGGCGAATATATCTCAGGGGTTAAAAAATCCGTCGGCGTTGAAACCGCTGAGGTGCTTAAGGATCTTGTTCCCCGCATTATAAAGTCAATACCATTTCAGAAATCAATGCGCTGGGGCAGCACAGACTTCCGTTTCGCCCGCCCTGTTCACTGGTTTATCTCCCTCTTCGGCGGAGAGGTTCTCCCTTTCGAGATTGACGGCATTCAGGCAGACCGCTTCACCTACGGTCACAGAATAATGTGTCCTTCCCGATTTGAGATTAAGGACTATGACAGCTATGTGAAAACCCTTGCGGACGCCCGTGTGACAGTAAACACCGAGAGCCGCAAAGAACAGATAATGATACAGATAAAAGCCCTTGAGGAGAAACACGGTTTCCGTGTGGATGTGGATCCCGATCTTCTTGACACTGTGAGCAATCTTGTTGAGGCTCCGGTGGCTGTTCTCGGCAGCTTTTCAGAGGACTTCCTCAAGCTTCCCCCCGAAGTGCTTATCACTTCCATGAAAAACCATCAGAAATACTTCTATGTAAACGATAAAAACGGCAAACTGCTTAACTACTTCATCGGCATATCAAACACTGAGCCGGAGAACACCGAGCTTATCCGCAAGGGGTACGCAAGGGTTCTGAGGGCGAGACTTACGGATGCCAAGTTCTTCTATGAGAACGACATAAACGTTCCCCTTTCTCAGAGGACGGAAGAACTTAGAAAGGTTGTTTATCAGGAAAAGCTTGGCACATCCTACGCCAAGATGGAGCGCTTCAGGACCGTTGCCGCGTATCTTGCGGAAACTCTGGACAATACCGCCAAAGCAAACACCGACAGAGCCGCCTATCTCTGCAAGGCAGACCTGCTCAGTGAAATGGTGTACGAGTTCCCCGAGCTTCAGGGTATAATGGGAAGAGAATACGCCGCTCTCCAGAAGGAAGAGGAGAGTGTTGTTAAGGCAATATTTGAGCATTATCTGCCTCGCTTCGCAGGAGACAGGCTGCCGGAAACCGCCGCAGGCTCATTTGTTTCCATGGCGGACAAGCTGGATACCGTGTGCGGCTGCTTCGCTGTGGGGCTCATTCCCAGCGGAAGCAACGACCCCTACGCACTGCGCCGCAGCACAATAGGCATTTTACAGATTATAAGAACCAAGGGATACAGACTTGACCTCGGCAGTCTCATAGAGAAGAGCCTTTCTGTCCTTGCGGGCGCAGTCAAATTTGATGCGGAGAAAACCGCAGCCGCAGTTAAGGAGTTCATCCTCCAGAGACTTAAGCAGCTTCTCGTCACGGAAGGGGTTGACGGGGAATGTTTCGATGCGGCATCAGGACTTTCTTCTGACGTGATCACCCTTGAAAAGGCTGCCCGTGCTCTCGCCAAGTACAGAAACAGCGCAGAGTTCGGCGTGATCTCACAGGGGTATAAACGTATCAACAACATATTGAAAAAGCAGGAATGGAACACGGACGCCGTTAATCCCGCCCTTTTTGAGAAAGTGGAAGAAAAAGCACTCGCTGACCTCCTTGCGGAGAAAAAGCAGGCGACAGCGGAGCTTATTAATAAGGAAGACTTTGAGACCGCATTAAGCGGACTCTTGGCTTTCAGCAAGCCTGTGGATGCCTTTTTTGAAGCCGTTATGGTAATGGCTGAAGACGAAAAGGTGAAGAACAACAGGCTGAGCCTCCTTACCGGACTGAGAAACATCTTCGGGCTGGCGGGAGACCTTTCAAAATTAGCTTAA
- a CDS encoding EscU/YscU/HrcU family type III secretion system export apparatus switch protein, with amino-acid sequence MKEGKLFRKKAAAIGYDLSKDKAPRLLAKGSGIIAEKIIEKAREHDIQIKEDKDLVEVLATLDLHEEIPESMYKAVAQLLAEIYRINARL; translated from the coding sequence ATGAAAGAAGGCAAACTCTTCCGTAAAAAAGCCGCAGCCATCGGCTACGACCTGTCCAAGGATAAAGCTCCCCGCCTGCTTGCGAAGGGTTCGGGAATCATTGCGGAAAAAATCATTGAAAAAGCCAGAGAGCACGATATTCAGATCAAAGAAGACAAAGACCTTGTTGAGGTTCTGGCGACGCTGGATCTCCACGAGGAGATCCCCGAAAGCATGTACAAGGCGGTCGCCCAGCTTCTCGCAGAAATCTACCGCATTAACGCACGGCTCTAA